A region from the Triticum urartu cultivar G1812 chromosome 1, Tu2.1, whole genome shotgun sequence genome encodes:
- the LOC125523270 gene encoding universal stress protein PHOS34-like, giving the protein MAATHHPASPTGAGKSPSSSPSPPTPVRLAAAQAAAVAAIQPSSPRYFFSSLAASSSPHRRIAIAVDLSDESAFAVKWAVQNYLRPGDAVVLLHVRPTSVLYGADWGSIPVSVDDGDAEGEGGGAAPASGDPEEDARKKREEDFDAFTSTKSQDLAQPLVAAQIPFKIHIVKDHDMKERLCLEAERLGLSAMIMGSRGFGASRRAGNGRLGSVSDYCVHHCVCPVVVVRYPDDAGVAGGAESVGDELRTVPENEVVFHEAPEGQKEN; this is encoded by the exons ATGGCGGCGACGCACCACCCGGCCTCCCCGACCGGCGCCGGCAagtccccctcctcctccccctcgccgccgacgccTGTGCGCctggcggcggcgcaggcggcggcggtggcggcgatccagcccagctcgccgcgctacttcttctcctccctcgcggcctcctcctcgccgcaCCGCCGCATCGCCATCGCCGTCGACCTGTCCGACGAGTCCGCCTTCGCCGTCAAGTGGGCCGTGCAGAACTACCTGCGCCCGGGCGACGCCGTGGTGCTCCTCCACGTGCGCCCCACCTCCGTGCTCTACGGCGCCGACTGGGGCTCCATCCCCGTCTCCGTCGACGACGGCGACGCggagggggaaggaggaggcgcGGCGCCGGCGTCCGGGGACCCGGAGGAGGACGCGCGCAAGAAGCGGGAGGAGGACTTCGACGCCTTCACCTCCACCAAGTCGCAGGACCTGGCGCAGCCGCTCGTCGCCGCGCAGATCCCCTTCAAGATCCACATCGTCAAGGACCACGACATGAAGGAGCGCCTCTGCCTCGAGGCCGAGCGCCTCGGCCTCTCCGCCATGATCATGGGCAGCCGCGGCTTCGGCGCCTCCCGCAGGGCAGGCAACGGCAGGCTCGGGAGTGTCAGCGACTACTGCGTGCACCACTGCGTCTGCCCCGTCGTGGTTGTCAGGTACCCTGATGACGCCGGAGTGGCTGGCGGTGCCGAGTCTGTGGGGGATGAGCTGCGGACGGTGCCTGAGAACGAGGTGGTGTTCCACGAGGCGCCAGAGGGTCAGAAAG AAAACTGA